In the Limanda limanda chromosome 10, fLimLim1.1, whole genome shotgun sequence genome, one interval contains:
- the cnot7 gene encoding CCR4-NOT transcription complex subunit 7 isoform X2, protein MPAATVDHSQRICEVWANNLEEELKRIRHVIRQYNYIAMDTEFPGVVARPIGEFRSNADYQYQLLRCNVDLLKIIQLGLTFTNEEGEYPPGTSTWQFNFKFNLTEDMYAQDSIELLTTSGIQFKKHEDEGIETLYFAELLMTSGVVLCDGVRWLSFHSGYDFGYLIKFLSNANLPEEEVDFFEILRLYFPVIYDVKYLMKSCKNLKGGLQEVAEQLELERIGPQHQAGSDSLLTGMAFFKMREMFFEDHIDDAKYCGHLYGLGSGSAYVQNGTGNAYEEEANKQQS, encoded by the exons ATGCCCGCAGCTACTGTGGATCACAGCCAAAGAATATGTGAGGTTTGGGCCAacaacctggaggaggagctaaaGAGGATCAGACATGTCATCCGACAATACAACTACATCGCTATG GACACAGAGTTTCCCGGTGTAGTAGCCAGACCAATCGGAGAGTTCCGGAGCAACGCTGACTATCAGTACCAGCTACTGCGCTGCAATGTGGATTTGCTCAAGATAATCCAGCTGGGCCTCACGTTTACGAACGAAGAAGGGGAATATCCTCCAGGGACATCAACGTGGCAGTTCAattttaagtttaacctcac AGAGGACATGTATGCACAGGACTCCATCGAGCTCCTGACCACTTCAGGGATTCAGTTCAAGAAGCACGAGGATGAAGGCATCGAGACGCTCTACTTTGCAGAGCTGCTGATGACGTCGGGGGTGGTGCTCTGTGATGGGGTCAGGTGGCTGTCTTTTCACAG CGGCTATGACTTTGGCTACCTGATCAAGTTTCTTTCCAACGCGAACCtgccggaggaggaggtggacttTTTCGAGATTCTTCGCTTGTACTTCCCAGTCATTTATGATGTGAAGTACCTCATGAAGAGCTGTAAAAACCTGAAG GGGGGACTTCAGGAAGTAGCTGaacagctggagctggagaggatCGGACCACAGCATCAGGCCGGCTCCGACTCGTTACTGACAGGCATGGCCTTCTTCAAGATGAGGGAG ATGTTCTTTGAGGATCATATTGACGATGCAAAGTACTGTGGTCACTTGTACGGGCTTGGCTCAGGCTCCGCCTACGTCCAGAACGGAACAGGAAATGCTTACGAAGAGGAGGCTAACAAGCAGCAGTCGTGA
- the cnot7 gene encoding CCR4-NOT transcription complex subunit 7 isoform X1, protein MLFPAVLIISGTMPAATVDHSQRICEVWANNLEEELKRIRHVIRQYNYIAMDTEFPGVVARPIGEFRSNADYQYQLLRCNVDLLKIIQLGLTFTNEEGEYPPGTSTWQFNFKFNLTEDMYAQDSIELLTTSGIQFKKHEDEGIETLYFAELLMTSGVVLCDGVRWLSFHSGYDFGYLIKFLSNANLPEEEVDFFEILRLYFPVIYDVKYLMKSCKNLKGGLQEVAEQLELERIGPQHQAGSDSLLTGMAFFKMREMFFEDHIDDAKYCGHLYGLGSGSAYVQNGTGNAYEEEANKQQS, encoded by the exons ATGTTGTTTCCTGCAGTTCTTATTATAAG TGGCACTATGCCCGCAGCTACTGTGGATCACAGCCAAAGAATATGTGAGGTTTGGGCCAacaacctggaggaggagctaaaGAGGATCAGACATGTCATCCGACAATACAACTACATCGCTATG GACACAGAGTTTCCCGGTGTAGTAGCCAGACCAATCGGAGAGTTCCGGAGCAACGCTGACTATCAGTACCAGCTACTGCGCTGCAATGTGGATTTGCTCAAGATAATCCAGCTGGGCCTCACGTTTACGAACGAAGAAGGGGAATATCCTCCAGGGACATCAACGTGGCAGTTCAattttaagtttaacctcac AGAGGACATGTATGCACAGGACTCCATCGAGCTCCTGACCACTTCAGGGATTCAGTTCAAGAAGCACGAGGATGAAGGCATCGAGACGCTCTACTTTGCAGAGCTGCTGATGACGTCGGGGGTGGTGCTCTGTGATGGGGTCAGGTGGCTGTCTTTTCACAG CGGCTATGACTTTGGCTACCTGATCAAGTTTCTTTCCAACGCGAACCtgccggaggaggaggtggacttTTTCGAGATTCTTCGCTTGTACTTCCCAGTCATTTATGATGTGAAGTACCTCATGAAGAGCTGTAAAAACCTGAAG GGGGGACTTCAGGAAGTAGCTGaacagctggagctggagaggatCGGACCACAGCATCAGGCCGGCTCCGACTCGTTACTGACAGGCATGGCCTTCTTCAAGATGAGGGAG ATGTTCTTTGAGGATCATATTGACGATGCAAAGTACTGTGGTCACTTGTACGGGCTTGGCTCAGGCTCCGCCTACGTCCAGAACGGAACAGGAAATGCTTACGAAGAGGAGGCTAACAAGCAGCAGTCGTGA